One segment of Calypte anna isolate BGI_N300 chromosome 4A, bCalAnn1_v1.p, whole genome shotgun sequence DNA contains the following:
- the LOC103526816 gene encoding general transcription factor IIE subunit 1 gives MEEPSAMAEVPAALKRLAKYTVRGFYGPEYSLALDILIRYPCVKEEDLLQLLKYDRRQLRAVLNTLRADKLVKLRVRVETGPEGKSTRHNYYYINYKVLVDVVKYKLDHVRRKIEADERDLTTRSSFKCPSCSSTYTDLEVNQLFDVFTETFRCTYCNTEVEEDASALPKHDARTLLAKFNEQIEPIFVLLRETEDIVLPYNLLEPQPTAIPELSESFHQKVGSSVVEPCSQPEKWANRSSSFGNIYTQNLVIDVQDSESKKKTREKATKERPIWMSQSTVEGATTATNSSVELNAAEESLEETVTDNEIIKTLLIHESKSLSSTDQAPAVKRKLPELGCDESESEEAQHSRVGMKVPGSNFEQEEEQDTQGPILMVSGQPHSYGEIIENPELVSLMTNEEKVVYVKVWQEMFQSVFE, from the exons ATGGAAGAGCCAAGCGCCATGGCGGAGGTGCCGGCAGCCCTGAAGCGCCTGGCCAAATACACAGTGCGTGGGTTCTACGGTCCAGAGTACTCCCTGGCTCTGGACATCCTGATCCGCTACCCCTGTGTCAAGGAGGAGGATTTGTTACAGCTGCTCAAGTACGACCGCAGGCAGCTCCGCGCTGTCCTCAACACGCTCAGGGCCGACAAGCTGGTGAAGCTGCGGGTGCGTGTGGAGACTGGGCCTGAGGGGAAGAGCACGCGGCACAACTACTACTACATCAACTACAAGGTGCTGGTGGATGTGGTGAAGTACAAACTGGATCATGTGCGCCGGAAGATTGAAGCGGATGAGAGGGACTTGACTACCAGGTCCTCTTTTAAATGCCCATCTTGCTCCAGCACTTACACAGACCTGGAGGTCAATCAGCTCTTTGATGTGTTTACGG AGACTTTTCGCTGCACTTACTGCAACACTGAGGTAGAGGAAGATGCCTCAGCACTTCCCAAGCATGATGCTCGAACCTTGCTGGCAAAATTCAATGAGCAGATTGAACCCATCTTTGTGCTGCTGCGGGAGACTGAAGATATAGTTCTGCCATACAACTTGCTGGAGCCTCAGCCAACAGCAATACCAGAATTATCTGAAAG CTTTCATCAGAAGGTGGGTTCAAGTGTGGTGGAACCCTGCAGCCAACCTGAAAAATGGGCCAACAGAAGTTCCTCTTTTGGCAATATATATACCCAAAATTTAGTTATTGATGTCCAAGACTCTGAGtccaagaagaaaacaagagaaaaagcaactaAAGAGAGACCTATCTGGATGTCACAGAGCACTGTGGAAGGAGCAACAACAGCCACGAACAGTAGTGTTG AATTAAATGCTGCTGAAGAAAGTCTTGAAGAAACTGTCACTGATAATGAAATCATTAAGACTCTTCTGATCCATGAATCCAAGTCATTATCTAGCACAGACCAGGCTCCTGCTGTCAAAAGGAAACTCCCTGAGTTAGGCTGTGATGAGAGTGAATCAGAAGAGGCTCAGCACTCAAGAGTGGGAATGAAAGTTCCAGGCAGCAATTTTGAACAAGAGGAGGAACAGGACACACAAGGTCCTATTTTAATGGTATCTGGTCAGCCTCATTCATATGGTGAAATCATTGAAAATCCAGAACTTGTGTCTCTTATGACAAATGAAGAGAAAGTTGTTTATGTAAAAGTCTGGCAAGAGATGTTCCAGTCTGTCTTTGAATAA
- the ASAH1 gene encoding acid ceramidase has product MSSWGRALLPPATLLVLAQLVWAPDPYGEECRTKTYPPSGPTFKGNVPTYVINLDLPPSKRWDDLMRDKKTELKTVVQNIKSIVNTFFPSGKVVDIVDNKIAHLTATLPYPFNEELQGIANSSGIPLGEIVIFNIFYEIFTVCTSIVAEDKTGKLYHARNLDFGLFLGWDVKNNSWTITRELKPIVVNLDFQRNNKTVFKSTNFAGYIGMVSGVKPDLFTLTMNERFSLDGGYVGIFEWFLGRRDGMWMGFLTRTVLENATSYQDAKDKLSKTRLLAPAYFILGGKNSGEGCVITRSRTASLDIWDLDIKKGTWYVLETNYDRWKPPLILDNRRVPAMKCLNQTMQENISLPRIYDVLSTKPVLNKLTVCTTLMEVYGGHTETYLRECPDPCSPW; this is encoded by the exons ATGTCGAGCTGGGGTCGGGCGCTGCTGCCACCCGCCACGCTGCTTGTCTTGGCGCAGCTGGTCTGGGCGCCGGACCCG TATGGAGAGGAGTGCAGGACTAAAACATACCCTCCTTCAGGACCAAC GTTCAAAGGGAATGTACCCACATATGTCATAAATCTTGATTTACCTCCCAGCAAAAGATGGGATGACTTGATGCGTGACAAAAAGACAGAG CTGAAGACTGTGGTCCAGAATATTAAAAGTATAGTAAATACCTTCTTCCCCAGTGGCAAAGTTGTTGACATAGTGGATAACAAAATT GCTCATCTGACTGCCACGCTTCCTTATCCTTTCAATGAAGAGCTTCAAGGGATCGCAAATTCATCTGGGATTCCTTTGG gggaaattgttatttttaacatcttttatGAAATTTTTACTGTATGTACATCAATCGTGGCAGAAGATAAAACAG ggAAACTGTATCATGCCAGAAACTTGGATTTTGGACTCTTTCTTGG GTGggatgttaaaaataattcctggaCTATAACTCGGGAGCTGAAGCCTATAGTGGTCAACTTGGATTTCcagagaaacaacaaaacagtaTTCAAGTCCACAAATTTTGCAGGATACATAGGCATGGTGTCTGGAGTCAAACCA GACTTGTTCACTCTGACAATGAATGAGCGTTTCAGCCTTGATGGTGGCTATGTTG GTATCTTTGAATGGTTTCTTGGCAGAAGAGATGGTATGTGGATGGGTTTTCTTACAAGAACAGTATTAGAGAATGCTACAAG TTATCAAGATGCAAAAGACAAGCTGTCAAAAACAAGACTGCTGGCTCCAGCTTACTTTATACTGGGTGGAAAAAATTCTGGAGAAGGATGTGTGATAACTCGTTCCAGGACAGCTAGTCTGGATATCTGGGA ccttgaCATCAAGAAGGGCACATGGTACGTGTTAGAAACAAATTATGATCGCTGGAAGCCTCCACTAATCTTGGATAATCGCAGAGTACCTGCAATGAAGTGCCTGAACCAAACTATGCAAGAG aacatCTCCTTACCAAGAATTTATGATGTTCTCTCCACAAAGCCTGTTCTCAATAAG CTGACTGTGTGCACCACACTGATGGAGGTGTATGGAGGCCACACAGAGACTTACCTGCGGGAGTGCCCAGATCCATGTAGTCCTTGGTAG